From a single Leclercia sp. AS011 genomic region:
- a CDS encoding recombinase family protein: MQKPRLYSYVRFSSERQAKGQSVERQKSNIDQLVKKIALEHNLEIFEEYQDFGVSAFKGKNATEGALSEFIQHVDSGKIPRGSYLLIESLDRFSRANAMRAVNMFTSLLLKGIVVITGIDNQIYKESDVNNDTLQQLMFSVMLFSRANEESATKSHRTVASALSKIKRHQQRQPGDPVVAIKELGQDKWWIDSSSGFVKPHPVYYPIAQKLIELKQKGYSNRLILAYLHENHPAPNEGRSRGKWNMQHASRIIEPAIHGQKVINVNGETFTLDDYYPAIVTKDEYERLKFQIGNKSFAPLREKNPEIPLLSGIGILYCKHCGCHMFKQKSTLKNHPYAYRYVCSSRDSHRDCNKWGFRASTLEIALLQLLADRVFVESSPVQSGVEHLIAEIDEQIQNYMVAIGSAKSAQMINKLTETIDQLETQKADYLKQKQIHDDQMVRMNTAGWDRFKKLDINDTQNPDRLEIRASIKTVIKRIDCARIDPAHNYVFVTYRDERTQKLVIKKDTAWTKGRVYVDSTTVTNEQLLESEGLVMHSHIEIMIDREKFLKEHQERTKHEPTIIDKLTE; this comes from the coding sequence ATGCAAAAACCACGATTATATAGTTACGTCCGATTCAGTTCGGAACGGCAGGCAAAAGGGCAATCGGTTGAACGTCAGAAATCGAACATCGACCAGTTGGTTAAAAAGATAGCACTGGAACACAATCTTGAAATCTTCGAAGAATATCAAGATTTCGGCGTATCAGCTTTCAAAGGGAAGAACGCAACCGAAGGGGCTTTATCCGAATTCATCCAGCATGTTGATTCTGGCAAAATTCCCCGTGGTTCGTACCTGTTGATCGAATCCTTAGACCGTTTCTCCCGTGCTAACGCAATGAGAGCGGTTAACATGTTCACTAGCCTGTTGCTCAAAGGAATCGTTGTTATCACTGGTATTGATAACCAGATCTACAAAGAATCCGATGTAAACAACGATACCCTGCAACAGTTGATGTTTTCGGTGATGCTGTTCAGCAGGGCAAACGAAGAATCAGCAACTAAATCACACCGAACTGTTGCTAGTGCGTTGAGCAAGATTAAACGCCACCAGCAGCGGCAACCAGGGGATCCGGTCGTAGCGATAAAGGAACTAGGTCAGGATAAATGGTGGATTGATTCGTCGTCTGGGTTCGTTAAACCTCACCCGGTTTACTACCCTATCGCGCAGAAGCTGATCGAACTGAAACAGAAAGGTTATTCGAACCGGTTGATCCTGGCTTACCTGCATGAAAATCACCCTGCCCCGAACGAAGGACGTTCACGCGGTAAGTGGAACATGCAACACGCATCAAGGATCATCGAGCCAGCGATCCACGGCCAGAAGGTGATAAACGTTAATGGTGAAACGTTCACCCTTGATGACTACTACCCGGCTATTGTGACAAAGGACGAATACGAGCGGTTGAAGTTCCAGATCGGAAACAAGTCATTCGCCCCGCTCAGAGAGAAGAACCCAGAGATCCCTTTGTTATCGGGTATCGGGATTCTGTACTGCAAACATTGCGGTTGTCACATGTTCAAGCAGAAATCCACGTTGAAGAACCATCCTTATGCTTACAGGTACGTTTGTTCATCGAGGGATTCACACCGGGATTGTAATAAATGGGGATTCAGGGCAAGTACCTTAGAAATCGCCCTGTTGCAGTTGTTAGCGGATCGGGTGTTCGTTGAATCCTCCCCGGTACAGTCAGGCGTTGAACACCTGATCGCTGAAATCGATGAACAGATCCAGAACTACATGGTTGCTATCGGTTCTGCGAAATCAGCCCAGATGATCAACAAGCTAACTGAAACCATTGACCAACTGGAAACCCAGAAAGCTGATTACCTCAAACAGAAACAGATTCACGATGATCAAATGGTCAGAATGAACACCGCCGGATGGGATAGGTTCAAGAAGCTAGATATCAACGATACCCAGAACCCAGACCGATTAGAGATCCGGGCGAGTATCAAGACGGTAATCAAACGGATCGACTGTGCGAGAATAGATCCAGCGCACAACTATGTTTTCGTAACGTACCGGGATGAACGTACACAAAAGCTGGTTATCAAGAAAGATACCGCGTGGACTAAAGGCCGGGTGTACGTTGATTCAACCACTGTGACCAACGAACAGTTGCTAGAGTCCGAAGGTTTAGTGATGCACTCTCATATCGAAATCATGATCGACCGTGAGAAGTTCCTCAAAGAACACCAGGAACGAACCAAACACGAACCGACGATAATCGACAAGTTAACCGAATAA
- a CDS encoding FRG domain-containing protein — protein MFNLIMGGSPDVFEYWPMFQHDRGEANFSVSRMFENTSEEIRQKLTPLNETAFLVLEALPVLFMTESYSEYINDAWHEFVDVRVGKISNLKIYKKDIHFHYEITQKYPRHEILHKSEVEHILELGGFGLNRTHWGVKDKDLEETMRRIGFQAVNTVELLKPALPDEQHNYKEISDVQTFLKYVLEQVSNENEEIFYRGHSDASYELAPSLFRKTKINGVYKHLNSEASLVREALTARPSEFSDDRTMLDKLVRMQHYGIPTRLLDITSNPLIALYFACNSIKYDESKNEIDGHVIIFKTNREKIKYFDSDTVSCIANLSMLSDNQKKELDFKISTEEFNRIDACKKLVQHIRGEKPYFDNAIIPTDLEKIIFVKGRVSNERISSQSGAFLLFGNDAVFPEMVSDEISEDTQEFKVDRFVIKNKDGIMKELAKLNITDATVYQGMERTMQLIANKYEVKDHG, from the coding sequence ATGTTTAATTTAATCATGGGTGGTAGTCCTGATGTATTCGAATATTGGCCGATGTTTCAACATGATCGAGGAGAAGCTAATTTTTCAGTATCTAGAATGTTTGAAAATACGTCCGAGGAGATCAGACAAAAATTAACACCACTCAATGAGACAGCATTTTTAGTTTTAGAAGCATTACCAGTGCTATTCATGACTGAAAGCTATAGCGAGTATATTAATGATGCATGGCATGAGTTTGTAGATGTTCGCGTTGGTAAAATATCAAATCTAAAAATATACAAAAAAGATATCCACTTCCATTATGAAATCACCCAGAAATATCCTAGACATGAAATACTTCATAAAAGTGAAGTTGAACATATATTGGAACTAGGAGGGTTTGGGCTTAACCGTACTCACTGGGGCGTAAAAGATAAAGACCTCGAAGAAACGATGAGGCGTATTGGTTTTCAGGCAGTCAACACTGTTGAGCTTTTGAAACCAGCGCTTCCAGATGAACAACATAACTACAAAGAAATAAGTGATGTTCAAACATTTCTAAAATATGTACTTGAACAAGTCTCAAACGAAAATGAAGAGATATTTTACCGTGGGCATTCCGATGCATCATATGAACTCGCTCCATCTTTATTCAGGAAAACTAAAATAAATGGAGTTTATAAACATTTGAATAGTGAGGCTAGTTTAGTCAGAGAGGCATTAACAGCGAGACCAAGTGAATTTAGTGATGATAGAACCATGTTAGACAAGTTGGTAAGAATGCAGCACTACGGCATTCCAACACGTTTATTGGATATTACTTCCAACCCACTGATCGCATTATACTTTGCTTGTAACAGCATCAAATATGATGAAAGCAAAAATGAAATTGATGGGCATGTTATTATATTCAAAACCAATAGAGAGAAAATTAAATATTTTGATTCTGACACTGTGAGTTGCATAGCAAATTTATCAATGCTTAGTGATAATCAGAAAAAGGAACTAGATTTTAAAATTAGTACAGAAGAATTTAATAGAATAGATGCTTGTAAAAAACTCGTTCAACATATTAGAGGTGAAAAACCATATTTCGATAATGCCATAATCCCAACAGATCTTGAGAAAATAATTTTTGTTAAAGGTCGCGTTAGCAATGAGCGAATATCTTCACAATCAGGTGCCTTTTTGCTTTTCGGAAACGATGCTGTTTTCCCGGAAATGGTTTCAGATGAAATCTCAGAAGATACGCAAGAATTTAAAGTTGATAGATTTGTAATCAAAAATAAAGATGGGATTATGAAGGAACTTGCGAAGCTGAATATTACTGATGCAACCGTTTATCAAGGTATGGAAAGAACAATGCAATTAATTGCAAATAAATATGAAGTTAAGGATCACGGGTAA
- a CDS encoding phage portal protein — protein MGWNFKNLFKRKQAKQEPRNRHLFWKKKAIIDSDVRKFEEDLNSRSMGLSESIGDRLDENRGVFHGNINKQIRSAHQRLIDVCRNLAMENPFGARYAQMTVDNVVGTGLFPRTQMTLPTGELDKRTNLMLDKLFYRWSENKERVSLNGQFDFYEFCQLVERQRIIDGEVFIIMHREDGDLKLEMIPANRCDITHDARLDDNRVIKSGITYDERTMKPLSYWFKRVDLMTQTETYDYVEYDAEEVIHYFEPKQIDQLRGISDFVPVIKTVSQLDAYVHTSIIQARVAASSMAFITQDKSNDLLEDDEEDKELIAEYSPGTINLLNPGQDIKSVQANTQAQEFTGWVNKIESVIAMGLGCFKQALTGDITGVNYSSARFGDLMQQSRYRALQRRLINTVLTRVYREFLQNLVDEQIAEVPVNKAMFDTTWIKPEVKNVDPEKEIKSKILMIENGLVSRRQVIEEMGLDPDKVDLAIAEDDFKPAEKTSLNNSANQENPQED, from the coding sequence ATGGGATGGAATTTTAAAAACCTGTTTAAACGAAAACAGGCCAAACAAGAACCACGAAACCGCCATCTATTTTGGAAAAAGAAAGCGATCATTGATTCAGATGTTCGCAAATTCGAAGAAGATTTAAACAGTCGTTCAATGGGTTTATCTGAAAGTATCGGTGATCGGTTAGATGAAAACCGGGGAGTATTCCACGGCAACATTAACAAACAGATCCGTTCCGCACACCAGCGGTTAATTGATGTTTGTCGAAATCTGGCAATGGAAAACCCGTTCGGTGCCAGGTACGCACAAATGACCGTAGACAACGTTGTTGGTACTGGCTTATTCCCTCGTACACAAATGACCCTACCAACAGGCGAACTCGATAAACGAACCAACCTGATGCTGGATAAGCTCTTTTACCGTTGGTCAGAAAATAAAGAACGTGTATCACTCAACGGTCAGTTTGATTTCTATGAATTCTGTCAACTGGTCGAACGGCAACGAATTATCGACGGTGAAGTATTCATTATCATGCACCGTGAAGACGGCGATCTGAAACTCGAAATGATCCCGGCTAACCGTTGCGACATCACCCACGATGCCCGTTTAGACGATAACCGCGTAATTAAATCGGGTATCACCTACGACGAACGCACCATGAAGCCGTTAAGTTACTGGTTTAAAAGGGTTGACCTCATGACCCAAACGGAAACTTACGATTACGTTGAATACGACGCGGAAGAAGTGATCCACTATTTTGAACCGAAACAAATCGACCAGTTACGCGGTATTTCTGATTTCGTTCCAGTGATTAAAACCGTTTCCCAACTTGATGCATACGTTCACACCTCGATTATTCAGGCGCGTGTAGCTGCTAGTTCAATGGCGTTTATCACTCAGGATAAATCAAACGATCTTCTTGAAGACGACGAAGAAGATAAAGAGCTAATCGCGGAATATTCGCCGGGAACCATCAACCTTCTAAATCCAGGTCAGGATATCAAATCGGTTCAGGCTAATACCCAGGCGCAAGAGTTTACCGGATGGGTAAACAAAATTGAGTCGGTGATCGCTATGGGGCTGGGTTGCTTTAAACAGGCTCTAACAGGCGATATCACCGGGGTTAACTACTCAAGCGCCCGATTCGGTGACTTGATGCAACAATCCCGCTACCGCGCCTTACAGCGCCGTTTAATCAATACCGTTCTTACCCGTGTATACCGTGAATTCCTACAGAATCTTGTTGATGAACAAATTGCAGAAGTTCCGGTAAACAAAGCGATGTTTGATACGACCTGGATTAAACCAGAAGTTAAAAACGTTGACCCCGAAAAAGAAATCAAATCCAAAATCCTGATGATTGAAAACGGACTTGTTTCACGCCGTCAGGTAATCGAGGAAATGGGGCTGGATCCAGACAAGGTAGATTTAGCAATTGCCGAAGATGATTTTAAACCCGCTGAAAAAACCTCTCTAAATAACAGTGCCAATCAGGAAAATCCGCAAGAGGATTAA
- a CDS encoding terminase gpA endonuclease subunit, whose translation MKNIDKLKLIFEKGAMFMIPPPVLNPSDWAEQNLILTDGPNAGQKMRLFSFQKQMLDAITEGRKKIVFKTSAQVAKTTLLNATMFYKMVHSGHNIGALQSTTRELNQWIAGKVKPAIAASPVVAELVTDKNDRDAVNNMSQIQLRNGTFLYLMSLTSPSHLRGKTLATALLDEIDAAAESDEGDPVLLAEQRTTTFGDEALVILSSTPTTKEGAISKHFEQSDKRFFWVSCPHCQHKQIMKWENVKFEWVHREGKKTPDPVSAKYCCSECSQPWTEGDRLRAVAGGQFIASNPGANSIGFHISRLYSPLSTIKQCVQDYADAYNSFSLGTWYNTCLGETFDDLNADIEIDQLEKLKSDSVSVTNIPDDVLFLVAGGDQQKDRLENTLLGIAEKTIYVLDHRSFYDLDCERRDSPAYTNLINFLRSDFRTVSGDKVPLLWANLDSSNGKATTTVYANCNRWNKLHAIKGASAADAPMIPQKVSKVGGQEVYILGVNNAKGVVREMIARNLKGDAPTKLVISSSVPDDYSEQVLSEELKRVGNAVRWTLKKGKERNEGLDCFGYGLCARLLVLKSAKWEQLRAFKQRLNAVTDKTNPDVPPEQNPAENPIEKESRPISKPTRRSPVSRPRKKSGWISGF comes from the coding sequence ATGAAGAATATCGACAAGCTAAAACTAATTTTCGAAAAAGGCGCGATGTTTATGATCCCGCCTCCTGTATTAAATCCGAGTGATTGGGCTGAACAAAATCTAATTCTTACCGATGGCCCCAATGCAGGGCAAAAAATGCGATTGTTCAGTTTTCAAAAACAGATGCTTGATGCAATCACCGAAGGTAGGAAAAAGATTGTTTTCAAGACTTCTGCACAGGTAGCAAAAACCACACTGCTGAACGCAACGATGTTTTACAAGATGGTTCACTCAGGCCACAACATAGGCGCTCTACAGTCAACCACACGCGAATTAAACCAGTGGATCGCGGGTAAGGTTAAACCCGCTATCGCCGCTTCTCCTGTCGTCGCTGAACTCGTTACAGACAAGAACGACCGAGACGCAGTAAACAACATGAGTCAGATCCAGCTACGTAATGGAACGTTCCTTTATCTGATGTCGTTAACCTCCCCTTCACACCTTCGTGGGAAAACCCTTGCAACCGCGTTACTCGATGAAATCGACGCAGCCGCAGAATCAGATGAAGGGGATCCGGTACTCCTGGCAGAACAGCGAACAACCACTTTTGGCGATGAAGCTTTGGTGATCCTCAGCTCAACCCCGACCACTAAAGAAGGTGCTATTTCGAAGCACTTCGAACAATCGGATAAACGGTTTTTCTGGGTTAGCTGTCCTCATTGCCAGCATAAGCAGATCATGAAATGGGAAAACGTTAAGTTCGAATGGGTTCACCGTGAAGGGAAAAAGACCCCGGATCCCGTTAGTGCTAAATACTGCTGTTCTGAATGTTCACAACCGTGGACAGAAGGCGACCGTTTACGCGCGGTAGCTGGTGGACAGTTCATCGCAAGCAATCCAGGCGCTAACAGTATCGGTTTTCATATAAGTCGCCTGTACAGCCCGTTAAGCACGATTAAACAGTGTGTTCAGGATTACGCAGACGCTTACAACAGTTTTTCATTAGGAACCTGGTATAACACCTGTCTGGGCGAAACGTTCGACGACTTAAACGCCGATATAGAAATTGACCAACTCGAAAAACTTAAATCTGATTCAGTATCGGTTACGAATATTCCTGATGATGTTCTATTCCTGGTAGCTGGTGGCGACCAACAGAAAGACCGATTAGAAAACACCCTGTTAGGGATTGCTGAAAAAACAATTTACGTTTTGGATCATCGTAGTTTCTATGACCTCGATTGTGAACGCCGTGACTCCCCCGCTTACACCAATCTGATCAATTTCCTCAGATCCGATTTCAGAACGGTATCCGGTGACAAAGTTCCTTTGCTATGGGCTAACCTGGACAGTTCAAACGGTAAAGCAACAACCACTGTGTACGCGAACTGTAACCGCTGGAATAAACTTCACGCGATCAAAGGTGCTTCCGCAGCCGATGCCCCGATGATCCCGCAGAAGGTTTCTAAGGTTGGCGGTCAGGAAGTTTATATTTTGGGTGTCAATAACGCTAAAGGTGTTGTTCGTGAAATGATCGCACGTAATTTAAAAGGTGATGCACCGACCAAACTCGTTATTTCAAGTTCTGTTCCTGATGATTATTCAGAACAGGTTCTATCCGAAGAATTGAAACGGGTTGGTAATGCAGTTCGATGGACACTCAAAAAAGGGAAAGAACGAAACGAAGGATTGGACTGTTTCGGGTATGGATTATGCGCAAGATTATTAGTGTTGAAGTCGGCTAAATGGGAACAGCTAAGAGCGTTTAAACAACGCCTGAACGCCGTTACCGATAAAACCAACCCAGACGTACCCCCTGAACAAAACCCCGCTGAAAACCCCATAGAGAAAGAATCTCGACCTATCTCAAAACCTACCCGAAGATCACCAGTTTCAAGACCCCGTAAAAAATCCGGTTGGATATCCGGTTTTTAA
- a CDS encoding phage antirepressor KilAC domain-containing protein: protein MNTLNVVVNNSFNTSAVMANNQPVMMSSKELTEVINQYKDHEKVPNEIKHGTVIRAIDTMLNNLGHDTNLCHEKNQQLTLIPGVIVVTDYRGYKQEYLLDKKHSQCLVGGYSAAIRMGVIERLEELEAQQKPAFAIPQTFGEALMLAAKLEAERVQLELENKEKEQLLIQQETEHETFMDMFFDEDKAIKIRTFAKITGVFGEKQMFEYLRNSGVMMHSNGNEPYQQYMKHFLIRGVRNTPLLKCSSAKWLLTRMVKDNLISASKKEWCIEEIKAKYSNDLDAALAAAM, encoded by the coding sequence ATGAACACATTAAACGTAGTAGTAAACAACAGCTTTAACACTTCCGCAGTAATGGCAAACAACCAGCCTGTAATGATGAGTTCCAAAGAATTAACCGAAGTGATCAACCAGTACAAGGATCATGAGAAAGTACCGAATGAGATTAAACACGGTACAGTTATTCGTGCCATCGACACGATGTTGAATAACTTAGGCCATGACACAAATTTGTGTCATGAGAAAAATCAACAACTTACATTAATACCCGGCGTCATTGTTGTAACTGACTATCGCGGATACAAACAAGAATATTTGTTAGACAAAAAACATTCGCAATGTCTGGTTGGTGGATACAGCGCCGCGATCCGAATGGGTGTGATCGAACGTCTGGAAGAATTGGAAGCGCAACAGAAACCAGCTTTTGCAATCCCGCAGACTTTCGGAGAAGCGCTAATGTTAGCGGCTAAACTGGAAGCGGAACGGGTTCAGTTGGAATTAGAGAACAAAGAAAAAGAACAGTTGCTAATCCAACAGGAAACAGAACATGAAACCTTTATGGATATGTTCTTTGATGAAGATAAAGCCATCAAGATTAGAACGTTCGCAAAAATTACCGGGGTATTCGGTGAAAAACAAATGTTCGAATACCTGCGTAATTCTGGCGTGATGATGCACAGTAACGGGAACGAACCATACCAGCAATATATGAAACATTTCTTGATTCGAGGTGTACGCAATACACCACTGTTGAAGTGTTCAAGTGCAAAATGGTTATTAACCCGAATGGTTAAAGATAATCTAATTTCAGCATCTAAAAAAGAATGGTGCATCGAAGAGATCAAAGCGAAATATTCAAACGATCTTGATGCCGCATTAGCCGCCGCGATGTAA
- a CDS encoding endonuclease domain-containing protein — MAVLTQKTALDFKQKLFTDQQGKCAICRLPLESVNKACLDHNHFTGNVRGLLCASCNTFEGRCLNIMYRAGYRNKVDFADVLEQLSRYWREDHSNNPIHQNYVNDQSKKFAKFTKEKMIKELLSAGADVDRTYSREQLIDIFKKKYREHLNGSASDK; from the coding sequence ATGGCTGTACTCACCCAAAAAACTGCACTCGATTTCAAACAGAAGCTATTCACCGACCAGCAAGGTAAATGCGCCATATGCCGTCTACCGCTCGAATCTGTGAACAAGGCTTGTTTGGATCATAACCACTTCACCGGGAACGTTCGGGGGCTGCTGTGCGCTTCTTGCAATACGTTCGAGGGAAGATGTCTAAACATCATGTACCGCGCCGGATACCGGAACAAAGTTGATTTCGCTGATGTACTCGAACAACTTTCCCGATATTGGCGCGAGGATCATTCGAACAACCCCATTCACCAGAACTATGTTAATGACCAATCTAAGAAGTTCGCCAAATTCACCAAAGAAAAAATGATCAAAGAACTCCTTTCCGCTGGCGCAGACGTAGACCGAACTTATAGCCGGGAACAATTGATTGATATCTTCAAGAAGAAATACCGCGAACACCTGAACGGATCCGCCTCTGATAAATAA
- a CDS encoding phage major capsid protein — protein sequence MKLRRNLNIAARDLQVETDNETGELIFKVRFSSEYPVPREIYDQYGDPAVYGEVLLHGSQDNADLSRLNDGVASLLFNHDYDQHLGIIVPGSAFIDIDEKAGYAKVRFSKVGNLANEIAAKVREGTISNISFGYSLDSYSIDDENKLILVDRWSVNEISFVTVPADPNAFLVRSENGSLNIFKRGNSPKSIKQEIKTMTKRQKRQTEDEIELLENAEEEIEEVVEEVEAEITEEEEERDEVDEQVVEAVDIAAVAEAVMEIIEERGKRSIKKNKVRNVMTIKKDTIKTLEQRFDLGKAIRSRVEGTPLTGAELEYHQEGERKARGAGRSASAIHIPVSALRAAPSYAQTSASADKIQVDDMRMDSFVELLMQQSLIGKLGVQTLTGLQDRSVLVPRQKSTAVDSFGFIAEGEDVPGGKGAYDNVSLTPKTFGGETVINRRTLLTTPGIQARIASDLVRNSAIALEKAMFGATDLANAPKSLITQISDLKTGTANWDYKNFLATIAAMVDRGVPESAISFAMKGATLAELKGILKDANSLGIYLVGDDNLLCGRPIASSGIFDGAHMIAGDFSGITIGEWAGLSLDVDPYTEARNGGVCLRVFADLDWAVTGQDGSLVNLKKGTVTK from the coding sequence ATGAAATTACGCCGTAATTTAAATATTGCGGCGCGAGATCTACAGGTTGAAACGGACAACGAAACAGGTGAATTAATTTTCAAAGTCCGTTTCAGTTCAGAATATCCAGTACCCCGCGAAATATACGACCAATACGGCGACCCCGCTGTATACGGTGAAGTTCTTTTACACGGATCCCAGGATAACGCTGATTTATCGCGCCTCAATGATGGCGTAGCAAGTCTTTTATTCAACCACGATTACGATCAGCACTTAGGGATAATTGTTCCTGGTTCTGCGTTTATCGATATTGATGAAAAAGCAGGTTACGCAAAAGTAAGATTTTCTAAAGTCGGGAATTTGGCAAATGAAATCGCCGCCAAAGTTCGCGAAGGAACCATTTCAAATATTAGTTTCGGGTACTCACTCGATTCTTATTCAATTGACGACGAAAACAAATTGATTCTGGTTGATCGATGGAGTGTTAACGAAATTTCTTTCGTAACAGTACCCGCCGACCCGAATGCATTTCTAGTCCGTTCCGAAAATGGCTCCCTAAATATATTCAAACGAGGCAATTCGCCCAAATCAATTAAACAAGAGATTAAAACCATGACCAAACGCCAGAAACGTCAGACCGAAGACGAAATTGAACTGCTGGAAAACGCAGAAGAAGAAATTGAAGAAGTAGTTGAGGAAGTTGAAGCCGAAATTACCGAAGAAGAAGAAGAACGCGACGAAGTAGACGAACAAGTTGTTGAAGCCGTCGATATTGCCGCAGTTGCGGAAGCCGTAATGGAAATTATCGAAGAACGCGGAAAACGTTCCATCAAAAAAAATAAGGTACGCAATGTAATGACAATTAAAAAAGATACCATCAAAACTCTGGAACAGCGCTTCGATCTGGGTAAAGCAATTCGCTCCCGCGTGGAAGGTACTCCGCTGACTGGTGCTGAACTCGAATACCATCAGGAAGGCGAACGTAAAGCCCGTGGCGCAGGTCGTTCTGCTTCCGCTATCCATATTCCGGTAAGTGCGCTCCGTGCGGCTCCGTCATACGCTCAGACTTCCGCAAGCGCTGATAAAATTCAGGTCGATGATATGCGTATGGATTCCTTCGTGGAACTCCTCATGCAGCAATCTCTGATCGGTAAACTGGGTGTTCAGACCCTGACCGGGCTACAGGATCGTTCCGTACTGGTTCCACGTCAGAAATCAACCGCTGTTGATAGCTTCGGTTTCATCGCGGAAGGTGAAGACGTTCCAGGCGGTAAAGGTGCATATGATAACGTTTCTCTGACCCCGAAAACCTTCGGTGGTGAAACCGTAATCAACCGTCGTACCCTGCTGACTACCCCAGGTATTCAGGCGCGTATTGCTTCTGATCTGGTTCGTAACTCCGCTATCGCTCTGGAAAAAGCTATGTTCGGCGCTACCGATCTGGCTAACGCTCCGAAATCCCTGATCACTCAGATTTCTGATCTGAAAACCGGTACTGCTAACTGGGATTACAAGAATTTCCTCGCGACTATCGCGGCGATGGTTGACCGTGGTGTACCAGAATCCGCTATCAGCTTCGCTATGAAAGGCGCAACCCTGGCAGAACTGAAAGGCATCCTGAAAGACGCTAACAGCCTGGGTATCTATCTGGTTGGTGATGATAACTTGCTGTGCGGTCGTCCGATTGCATCAAGCGGTATCTTCGACGGCGCTCACATGATCGCGGGTGACTTCTCCGGCATCACCATCGGTGAATGGGCTGGCCTGTCTCTGGACGTGGATCCATATACCGAAGCTCGAAACGGTGGCGTGTGTCTGCGTGTGTTCGCGGATCTGGATTGGGCTGTTACTGGTCAGGACGGCTCTCTGGTGAACCTGAAAAAAGGCACCGTGACCAAATAA